In the genome of Candidatus Eremiobacteraceae bacterium, the window GGAGTTCACTTCGACGGCCGTCCGCCGCACGCGCTTTCACGGCGGTTCGGCGCGGTGGAAGTTCTGCTGCCGGTCGACTCGGCGTTCATAGACCGCGAGAACGCGGCGCTGCGTTCCGTCATCGAAAAATCCGAAGCCGAGATCGCGACCATCGAGCGCAAACTCGGGTCGTCCGGATTCGTGGCGAAAGCGCCACCCGAGGTAGTGACAAAAGAACGCGAGCGCCTCGCGGAGCTGCACGCCGGCATCGCCGCATCGCGCGAGCGCCTCGCCGGCCTGTAGTGGTGCATCGATGATCGTCGCGCAGACACCCCGGCTCACGTTGCGCCCGTTTGCGCTCGCCGACGCGGCGCAGCTCGCCTGGATCTACTCGGATCCCGACGTGATGCGCTACATCCCGCCTGGTGCGCCGTGGGACCAAGCCAAGGTCGAGCGCTTTGTGGCGATATGCCAGGAGCGCTACGAGACGCCGGGCTTCGGCATGTGGGCGGTGGTTTTGCGCGACATCCCGGAGAAGATCGTGGGCCACTGCGGATTGCAGCACCTGGCCAAGACGGAGAACGTGGAGATCGCGTGGATTTTCGGAAAAGAGTATTGGAACCGGGGACTGGCGACCGAAGCGGCGCGCGCGGTCGTCGGTTACGGCTTTGGTGAACTCGGACTTCCACGCATCGTCGCCGTCGCAGAGCCGCCCAACGGCGCGAGCTTTCGGATCATGCAGAAATTGGCGATGACGTTGCAAGGTCCCGTGCGCTACTACGACCGCGACTTGACGATGTATGCGCTCGAAGCGCGAGATTATGCCGCAGCGCGGAAGGCCGCAACCGGTCCCGAAGCGAACAAATAAGCCCGGCTCCTCCAAGATTCATCTCGGTCGAAAGGGCTGGACTCCACCGTGAAGACGACCACCGCGTCCGCGCTCCGTGAGAAGCTCGTCGTATTCTCGTCTGCCGCCGTCCAGCGCACCATCGAACGGCTCGCACACCAGATTCTCGAACCGAACGGCGCGAGCGAGAACCTCATGCTCATCGGCATCCGCCGGGGCGGCGAGAACCTTAGCCGGCGCATTTCCGCCGAGATCAAGAAACGCACCGGGGTGGCCGTCCCCGTCGGCTTTCTCAACATCAACCTCTATCGCGACGACGACGCACGACGCGACCTTCCGGATAGCGACATCGCGGCAGACGTCACCGGCCTGGAGCTGGTCCTCGTGGATGACGTGCTCTTCACGGGCCGCACCGTGCGCGCCGCGCTGGACGCCTTGACCGATCGCGGCCGGCCATCGGCCGTCCGCCTGTGCGTGATGGTAGACCGGGGCATCCGCGACCTGCCCATCCAGGCCGACTACGTCGGACGGTTCGTGCCCACATCGCGCGCCGAACGCATCGTGGTCGATCTGCGGCCAGAACCGAGCGACAGCGACCGGGTCATCATCTGCGAGCGCGCATGACCAAAGCGCGCCACCTCCTCGATCTCGACGACGCGACCCGCGCCGATATCGAGAAGTTAGTGGCGCGTGCGCTCGAACACAAGCGAGGCGTCGAAGGCGCCGCCCGCCTGCTCCAAGGCCGGATGATTCTCGGGATGTTCTTCGAAGCCAGTACGCGGACCGCGCTGTCGTTCGCTGCCGCCGGCATGCGGCTCGGCGCGCATTGGCTCGATTTCAATGCGTCGTCGTCGTCCCTCGCCAAAGGCGAAAGCGTCGAAGACACGATGCGCACGGTGCGCGCGATCGGCGTCGATGCGATCGTGGTCCGGCACGCCGAGAGCGGCTTTCCCCACGAAATGGCTCGCCACTTCGACGGCAGCGTGATCAACGCCGGCGATGGCCGCCACGCGCATCCCACGCAAGGCATCCTCGACGCCGTGACGTTGATAGAAGAATTCGAGACGCTCGATGGCCGCCATCTGGTCGTCGCCGGAGACGTCGCCCATAGCCGCGTCGCGCGTTCTTCAGCGCGCGCGGCCTGGCTGCTCGGCGCGAAGGTCACACTCTGCGGCCCGCCGTTGCTCTTGCCGGCTATGGCGCCCGGGTGGGGATTCGCATCGCTCGCCACCGATCTCGATTCTGTTCTTCCGTCCGCCGATGCTGTGATGCTGCTGCGAATCCAAAAGGAGCGCAGCGACGGCACGGAGCTGCCGCCGTTCGCCGACTTGGCGGCCTGCTTCGGGCTGGACGAACGCCGGATGGCTACGCTCGCACCGCACGCGATCGTGATGCATCCGGGACCGGTGAACCGAGGCATCGAGATCGCGTCGCGACTGGTCACGCACGAGCGGAGCCGCATCGAGCGGCAAGTCAGCAACGGCGTGTTCGCCCGCATGGCTGTGCTCGAGTCGTGTCTGGCTGGGACCTCATGACTTCGCACGAGAATCGCGACTTCGTGGGCGCGCGCGTCGTCGATCCCACGCAGGGCTTGGATGCGATCCGCACGATCGTCGTGCGCAATGGCGTCATCGCGGCTCTGCGCGATGACGCGCCGATCTCTTCCGATCAAACCGTCGAACGCGTCGACTGTGCGGGCATGATCTTAAGCCCGGGATTTATCGATCCGCACGTGCATCTGCGCGAACCGGGTGACCAGCACAAGGAAACGCTCGCGTCTGGTCTGGCGGCTGCGGCTGCCGGCGGTTTCACCGCAGTCGCTGCCATGCCCAACACGAAGCCGCCGTGCGACAACGCGGACGCCGTCCGGCGGCTGCGCGCCGCTGCTGCGCTCGCGGGACTTGTGCGCTGTTATCCGGTCGGGTCCGTGACGTTAGGACTTGAAGGCCGCGCTATCGCGGGCTTGCGGGAAATGGCCGCGGCCGGCGCGGTCGCTTTTTCCGACGACGGGTCGGCCACCGCGTCGCTCAAGGCGCTGTATCACGCGGCGCGGCTCGTCGCGGACTTGCCGCAACCGTTCTTGTCGCATTGCGATGATCCGTCATTCGCGGGCTCGCTGATGCACGAGGGCGCGGTGGCCGACCTGCTCGGCGTCGCTGGGAATCCGTCGCTCGCCGAAGCCGCGATCGCCGCGCGGGATCTTCTCGTGGGGCAAGCGACGGGCAAATCGTGGCACCTCTGCCATGTGAGCGCCCGGGAGACCGTGGATGTCCTTCGCTGGGCGCGCTCGCGCGGAATAGTGGCAACGGGAGAGGCCACTCCCCATCATCTCCAATGCGACGAAAGCCTGCTGCGCGGATTCAATTCCCGGATGCGCGTCCATCCGCCGCTGCGGACCAAGCAGGATGTCGAGGCATTGCGCGACGCCGTCCGAGACGGAACGATCTCGATTTTCGCGTCCGATCATGCGCCACATACAGAAGAAGAGAAACAGCAGCCGTTCGCCCATGCCGCCGTCGGCTTCAGCGGTCTCGAGACGGCGGTCGCCGCGACGTTTGACGCGCTGCGCGACGTTCCGCTGAACACGATGATCGCAAATTTCTCGACCAATGTCGCCGCGCTGTTAGGTGTTGCAGGCGGCACGCTCAAAGTGGGTTCGCCTGCCGATATCACCGGACTGTACCTCGATCGACCGTGGAAGGTCGATCCACATGCGTTTCGATCGAAGGGCCGCGTGACGCCGTTTGAAGGGCGGACGTTCGCCGTCAGGCCGGCGCTCACGGTCGTCGCCGGCGTCGTGATCACTTGAGCCGCCCGGCGCTTCTTGTGCTCGCGGATGGCGCGGCGTATCGCGGAGATGGATTGGGCCCGGACGGCATGGCTGAGGGTGAGGCGGTGTTCTTCACCGGGATGACCGGCTACGAAGAAGCGCTCACCGATCCGTCGTACAATGGCCAGTTGCTGGTATTTTGTTATCCGCTGATCGGCAACTACGGCGTCGATCCGGCGGTTCGCCAACACCGTCGAATCGTCGCGGGCGGAGTAATCTGCAAACGGATGACGCGGCATCCAAGCCATTGGCGAAGCACCGGCTCGGTTCCGGATTGGCTGGATGACGCAGGCGTTCGCGGCATCGAGGGCATCGACACACGCGCGTTGGTGACGAGGCTCCGCGAGGAAGGAACGATGCGTTCGGTGCTCGCGGTCGGTGACGCGGCGGTCGCCGGGGCGCCGGCTGCTCTCGCGACGTACTTACGCAAACCGCTGGCGACCCCAGACCTTGTCGACGCGGTCTCCGCCAAAGGCGAACCCACGCGCGGAAGCGGCCCCGTTCGAGTGGCGCTGCTCGACTGCGGCGTCAAAGACAATATCGCCAACTATTTGGCGGCCGAAGGAGCGGTCGTGCTCGAAGTGCCGTACGACACCACGTTCGACGAGATCCTCGCACTTCGTGTCGACGGGCTTCTGGTGAGCAACGGCCCGGGCGATCCGTCGGAACTCGGTGTCGTCGTGGAGACGTTGCGGCGCGCGGTCGCGCACCGGACCATGCCCACGTTCGGCATATGTCTCGGTCACCAACTGTTGGCGCTCGCGCTTGGCGGCAAGACGTTCAAGATGAAGTACGGTCATCGCGGCGGGAATCAGCCGGTGCAGGATGTCCGCACCGGCAACGTCATCATCACCGCGCAAAACCACGGCTACGCGGTGGATGCGGCGTCGCTGCCGTCCGACGTCGAGCAGACCATGATCAATCTGAACGACGGCACGAACGAGGGATTGCGGCATAGGACGTTGCCGGTCGAATCGGTGCAATTCCACCCCGAGGCGTCCCCCGGGCCGGGCGATGCGCGCGGCGTCTTCAAAAGGTTTGTGGATGTGATGCGCCGTGGCTGAGACGCCTCGTTCGGTCTTGGTGGTGGGTTCCGGGCCGATCATCATCGGCCAAGCCGCGGAATTCGACTACGCGGGCGTGCAAGCGTGCCGGGCGCTGCGCGAAGAAGGCTGCCGGGTCGTGCTCGTCAACTCGAATCCGGCCACGATCATGACCGACCCGGAGATGGCAGATGCGGTGTACCTCGAACCGCTCACGCCCATCTACGTCGAGTCGATCATCGCGCGCGAGATGCCCGATGCGATGCTCGCCACGTTGGGCGGACAGACGGGCCTGAATCTCGCGGTCGCCTTGGCCGAGCGGGGCGTGCTCGAACGATACAATGTCCGCCTCCTCGGCACGCCGTTGCGGACGATTCGCATCGCCGAAGATCGCGATCTGTTCAAGAAGGCGATGATTGCGATCGGCGAGCCGGTGCCGGCGTCGGTCATCGTCACCGAGATAGCGCAAGGCATCGCGTTCGCGGAGGAGGCCGGCTACCCGCTCATCATCCGCCCCGCGTACACGCTCGGCGGAACGGGAGGCGGCATCGCCTACGATCGCACAGAGCTGATTGAGATACTCAAATCCGGCCTCAAGGCGAGCATCATCCATCAGGTGCTGCTCGAGACCTCGCTGTTGGGTTGGAAAGAAGTCGAATACGAAGTCCTGCGCGACGGAGCCGACAACTGCATCGTCGTCTGCAATATGGAAAACCTCGACCCTGTGGGCGTTCACACCGGCGATTCCATCGTCATCGCGCCGTCGCAGACGCTTTCGGACCGCGACTATCAGCGACTGCGAACCGCCGCGATCAACATCATCCGGCATCTCAACGTCGAGGGCGGCTGCAACATCCAGTTCGCGCTGGATCCGCACAGCGATGCCTACCAGATCATCGAGGTCAACCCGCGGGTCTCGCGTTCGTCCGCGCTCGCGAGCAAAGCGACGGGTTATCCAATCGCGAAGATCGCGGCGAAGATCGCTTTAGGAAAGCGTCTCACGGAGATACCCAATCCGGTGACCGGTGTGACGACGGCGGCGTTCGAGCCCACGCTCGACTACTGCGTCGTCAAGATCCCGCGCTGGCCGTTCGACAAGTTTCCGCTGGGCGACGCGCGCCTTTCAAGCCAGATGAAGTCCACCGGCGAAGTCATGGCAATCGGCCGGACGTTTTCGCAGGCGGTGATGAAAGCCGTCCGCGGGTGCGACATCGGCCGCGACGCGCTGACGGGCTGGAAGTTCGGCCAGTGGAGCGACGACGAGCTCGACGACGTGCTGCGCGCACCCACGCACGAGCGGCTTTTCGTCATCGCCGAAGCTTTGCGGCGCGGGCGCACCGTCGAGTCGATCGCGGAGCTCACCGCCATCGACCCGTTTTGGCTGTGGGAGTTACAGGAGCTGGTCGAGACCGAAGAGCGGTTGCGCGGCGAGACTGCAAGCGAAGCCGTCGTCGGCGCCAAGCTGCAAGGATTCGCCGATACCACGATCGCGCGGCTCTCCGGCCTTCTGCTCGTTGATGTGAAGGCTGCCGGCGCGGCTGCCTCGAGCAACGCGTATAAGATGGTCGACACCGGCGCGGCGGAATTTCCCGCACGATCGCCCTACTACTATGCGACGGCTGGTGAAGAAGACGAGATGAGACGTCCGGCAGGCCGAAGCGTCGTCGTCGTCGGCAGCGGGCCGATCCGGATCGGTCAAGGCATAGAGTTCGACTACTCGTGCGTCCACGCGGCGTGGGCGCTCAATGAGGCGGGCGTCGCGTCGATCGTCCTCAACAACAATCCGGAGACGGTCAGCACCGATTTCGACATTTCGGATGTGCTGATCTTCGAACCGCCGTGCGTCGACGAGGTCGAGGCTGCCGTTCGCGCGACCGGAGCCGAAGGCGTCTTGCTCGGCTTCGGCGGACAGACGCCGATCAATCTTGCGCGAGAATTGACCGCGCGCGGCATCCGCGTTCTCGGCTCGGATCAAACGGCGCTAGACTTGGCCGAGGACCGGCAGAAATTCGACGACGTATTGCACCGTCTTGGTGTGGCTCGGCCGGAGGGGCGGGCTGCGCTCTCTTTCCGCAAGGCGCGTGAGATCGCTCGAGAGCTCGGGTTCCCCGTTCTCGTCCGTCCTTCATACGTGCTCGGCGGTCGCGGGATGGAGATCGTCTTCAATGAGGCGCAACTTGCGGCATACGCCGAAAGCGCGCCGCCTATCGAGCCGCACGCGCCCTTGCTGGTGGACAAGTACATTTCCGGCATCGAGGTCGAAGTCGATGCCGTCTACGACGGCGAGTCGATCGTCATCCCGGGCATTTTCGAACACGTCGAGCGCGCCGGCATCCATTCAGGCGATTCGATGGCTGTGTATCCGACGCAGACCATCGGGTTTGAGATGGAGGCTCGCATTGCGCGGGTCACGGAAGCGCTCTGCGCGGAATTGGGTATCCGCGGGCTCATCAACATTCAATTCATCGTACGCGACGGCGACCTATACGTCATCGAAGCCAACCCACGGGCGAGCCGCACAGTGCCGATCATCGCAAAACTCACGGGGGTTCCGCTGGTCGCGGCCGCCGCTCGCGTCGCGCTCGGTGAGAAGCTCGCAGACATGGGCTTGCCACTCGGACTCGCTGCGCGGCCGGCGTTCGTCGCCGTAAAAGTACCGGTCTTCTCGTTCGCCAAGCTGCGTCGCGTCGAGACCATGCTCGGCCCTGAGATGAAGTCGACGGGCGAAGTGCTGGGGATAGACGATTCGTATGCGGGAGCGCTGCTTCGCGGCCTCATCGGCGCCGGCATCGCGCCGCCGCCGCCGGGAGGGCGGATATTGCTTTCGGTTTCGGATGCGGAGAAGTCGGAGGCGTTGCCGATCGCGCGCGCGTTCGTCGAGATGGACTATCACGTGTACGCCACGCCGGGCACTTGGCGGCTGTTGACCGATGCCGGCATCGCAGCCGAGCGGGTGAATAAAATACAAGAAGGATCGCCGCATGTCGTCGATCTCATCATGGACAACGGCGTCGACCTCGTCATCAACGACGCGGCGAGCACGTCTTCGTCGCAGAGCGACGGCTACCGGATCCGCCGCGCCGCCGTTGAAGTCGGTGTCGCGTGCCTCACGTCGCTCGACACCGTTCGCGCGCTGCTGCTCGCCCTCGCGGCCCGCACCGACGTCGCGCCGTCCGTCCGCCCCCTGCAAGAGTACGTCCACCCGCTGCTCGCGTTGTAGTTCAAGCTCGGTTCTTTAAGAGGACAGTAGAGTATTCAGAATAATGATTCGTCAGGGAGCCCACGCAAAAAGAACGATATAGCCGCATTTCATGCAGGCGTATAACGGTGGTCATGCCCGCTGTTTGGGCAGGGCTTTGCCGGTGGCCCTTGGAGTGGATCTCGCAGTATATTTGCCTCTCATGGAAATGGTGTGCGGGCGGTGGGATTCGATCCCGGAAGGCCTCCCGCCAAGGAAACCAAACGGACTCAAGCCGTTCGCGTCTAGAAATGTGACACGCCCGCATAAAGCAAAACGCCTCGTGGCGCTCAGCCTTGTACGTAAAATAAGCAAGCGATGATTGCCCTCCACATAAAGAACGGGGCAAGCGTTGCTTGCCCTAGTACGGTTGCCCGAGTACGGTTGCATTTGTACGGAATCGGTGACTATGGGTTTGCGGCGGTGGCGGCGAGCAGCATCTCGTGGCGCTGCCGTTTCCACACAAACGTGTAGTACAACGTCTGCAATGAAAGTGCGACGATGAATGCCGCCGGATATCCGTACCAGATTCCGGCAAGGCCGATATGCCTGGAAAGCATGTAGGCGACAGGCACCTCTACGAGCCAGATTGCAGCGATTCCGTTGATGGTGGGCCACAATACCGTGCCGCTGGCGCGCATGATGCCCGACAGCACGGCTGAGTTGCCGAAGATGAGGTAGCTCCACAAGGTGATCATCAGCAGTTGGTGCGCCACCGCGACCGTAGCCGGATTCGTGATGAACAGCGAGACGAGATCGGTCGCGAAGATATAGCATAGCCCTATGAGCACGGCGCCCACGGCATAGTTCAGTGCAACGCCCGCGTGTACGACGCGGCGCAAAAGGTCCTCGCGTTTCGCGCCGATGGCCTGGGCGCCGAAGATAGACGCCGCAATGCTGATGCTGACCGCGGGGAACTGCACGTAGCTCACGATCTGGTTCACCGCTCCGTACGCCGCGGTTGCGGTGGATCCAAAATGATTCACAAACGTGATGACGGCGACTTCGGACAGCGAGATCATCACCACTTGAATGCCCGTCGGGAAACCGATGCGGACGAGCTGCACGAAGATCGGCCACCGGATGCGCAAGTTGTGGATGGTCTCCGAATCCAGCGCGAGGGGATGTTTGATGGCGCGCAGATAGATGATGAGCGCGATCAAGCCGACGGTGTTCGCGATGTCAAACGCGAGGCCGGCACTCCCCACGCCGAGTTGCGGCAGACCAAACCAGCCGCGGATGAACGCCGGCGTGATCACAAGGCTGAGTATAGTCGTCAGGATCAAGAAATAGAGCGGCGTCGTTGCATCGGCGGTGCCGCGCATGAACGTGACGTAGCCGATGAAGACAAAGGCGAACGGCATGCCCAAAAAGATGAGCTTCGCGTAGCCTTCGGCGGCGTCGAGGATGTTCGCCGGTGTGCCGAGTGCGAGCATCGCCTGGTGCGCGAAGAGGGACCCGAACACAGCCACGCCGATTCCGAGCAACAGACAGACGGTCACGGTGGTGCCTGCGACCTGCTTGAGGCGGTGTTCGTCGCGCGCGCCGAATGCTTGACCGATGAGCACCGTGCTGCCGGTGGTCAACCCGATCAGGAACGAGATGAGGAAGAAGAGCACCGGGAAGAACGACGACGTCGCGGCGAGGCCGTCCACACCGATCATGCGGCCGATGTAGATGCTGATCACCGTGCCCGAGGCGGATTGCAAGAGATTGCTGATCGTGAGAGGCACGAGAAAGAGAGCCATCACCTGCCACAACGGCTTGGATTCGTCGAAGATCCCTCGCGGCGGACCAGACTGCGGTTGACGCGTTTGCATAGGCTGACATACTATCGACGCGGCTGGTCGGCGAGCCTTCCAGCATGACTCAAACTAGAAGCGGCAAGGTCGAGTGCCGGCACTCTTGGAAGTCCGGTTTTTGTGCGCCGTCGTCTCCTCAATATCGCTGCCGCGTTCGTCGTGCTCTTCGCCTTGCTCGCTGCGCAAGAAGCGCGCGTGCAACTGGTGGATCGCGCCGCCATCGACGAACGGAGTGGAAACCCGAGATACGCGCAGGGCAATGCCGCTCGCGGCGAACTCCTCGACGCGACCGGCGTTCCGCTCGCGTACAGCAAAGGCGGGAAGCGGATCTATCCGGCGGGCCCGGCGCTCGCGCAGATCGTCGGCTACTCCTCGCCTGTCTACGGCGAGTCGGGGCTTGAAGCGGCGTTCGACACGGTGATCTCGCCGGTGTCGAGCGGCGCGGACGCGGCGGGTATCGATGGATTGCTCCGACATCAGGACAAGCAAACCGTTCGAGCCGGTTCGGTCGTGCTCACGTTGCGGCGCGATATCGCCGCCGTCGTCGACGCGGCCATGCCGGCGGGCGTGCGCGGCGCGGCCGTCGTGCTGGATCCGCGCACGGGCGCCGTTCTGGCCGTCGTGAACCGGCCGACGTTCGATCCGAACGATGTTGAGAAATCGTTTTCCGGCCTCCGAACCCGACCCGACTCGCCATTGCTCGATCGCGCGCTCGACGGCTTGTATCCGCCCGGCTCCACTTTCAAGATATTCACGGCCAGCGCCGCACTCGACCGCGGCGCGATCGATGTCTCCGACACGTTCAGCGATCCCGGCTACTTCCAGATCGGTCAGTACAGCGTGCACAACGACCAAAACGAAGTGACCGGTACGCAAGATGTCACCGGCGCGTTCGCACTGTCGAGCAACGTCGACTTCGCGCAGATCGGCGTCAAATTGGGCACTGACGATTTCTACGCATACCTGCAGCGGTTTGGAGTCGGCGGCGACATCGGATTGCCCGTTCCGGTCTCGCGCGACGACGTGCCCCCGGTGACGTCGATCTCCCCATCGGAGCTGGCCCAGATGGCGTTTGGCCAAGGCGGGTTGACGGTCACGCCGATGCGGATGG includes:
- a CDS encoding GNAT family N-acetyltransferase — protein: MIVAQTPRLTLRPFALADAAQLAWIYSDPDVMRYIPPGAPWDQAKVERFVAICQERYETPGFGMWAVVLRDIPEKIVGHCGLQHLAKTENVEIAWIFGKEYWNRGLATEAARAVVGYGFGELGLPRIVAVAEPPNGASFRIMQKLAMTLQGPVRYYDRDLTMYALEARDYAAARKAATGPEANK
- the carA gene encoding glutamine-hydrolyzing carbamoyl-phosphate synthase small subunit, with the protein product MSRPALLVLADGAAYRGDGLGPDGMAEGEAVFFTGMTGYEEALTDPSYNGQLLVFCYPLIGNYGVDPAVRQHRRIVAGGVICKRMTRHPSHWRSTGSVPDWLDDAGVRGIEGIDTRALVTRLREEGTMRSVLAVGDAAVAGAPAALATYLRKPLATPDLVDAVSAKGEPTRGSGPVRVALLDCGVKDNIANYLAAEGAVVLEVPYDTTFDEILALRVDGLLVSNGPGDPSELGVVVETLRRAVAHRTMPTFGICLGHQLLALALGGKTFKMKYGHRGGNQPVQDVRTGNVIITAQNHGYAVDAASLPSDVEQTMINLNDGTNEGLRHRTLPVESVQFHPEASPGPGDARGVFKRFVDVMRRG
- a CDS encoding dihydroorotase gives rise to the protein MSGWDLMTSHENRDFVGARVVDPTQGLDAIRTIVVRNGVIAALRDDAPISSDQTVERVDCAGMILSPGFIDPHVHLREPGDQHKETLASGLAAAAAGGFTAVAAMPNTKPPCDNADAVRRLRAAAALAGLVRCYPVGSVTLGLEGRAIAGLREMAAAGAVAFSDDGSATASLKALYHAARLVADLPQPFLSHCDDPSFAGSLMHEGAVADLLGVAGNPSLAEAAIAARDLLVGQATGKSWHLCHVSARETVDVLRWARSRGIVATGEATPHHLQCDESLLRGFNSRMRVHPPLRTKQDVEALRDAVRDGTISIFASDHAPHTEEEKQQPFAHAAVGFSGLETAVAATFDALRDVPLNTMIANFSTNVAALLGVAGGTLKVGSPADITGLYLDRPWKVDPHAFRSKGRVTPFEGRTFAVRPALTVVAGVVIT
- the carB gene encoding carbamoyl-phosphate synthase large subunit; the encoded protein is MAETPRSVLVVGSGPIIIGQAAEFDYAGVQACRALREEGCRVVLVNSNPATIMTDPEMADAVYLEPLTPIYVESIIAREMPDAMLATLGGQTGLNLAVALAERGVLERYNVRLLGTPLRTIRIAEDRDLFKKAMIAIGEPVPASVIVTEIAQGIAFAEEAGYPLIIRPAYTLGGTGGGIAYDRTELIEILKSGLKASIIHQVLLETSLLGWKEVEYEVLRDGADNCIVVCNMENLDPVGVHTGDSIVIAPSQTLSDRDYQRLRTAAINIIRHLNVEGGCNIQFALDPHSDAYQIIEVNPRVSRSSALASKATGYPIAKIAAKIALGKRLTEIPNPVTGVTTAAFEPTLDYCVVKIPRWPFDKFPLGDARLSSQMKSTGEVMAIGRTFSQAVMKAVRGCDIGRDALTGWKFGQWSDDELDDVLRAPTHERLFVIAEALRRGRTVESIAELTAIDPFWLWELQELVETEERLRGETASEAVVGAKLQGFADTTIARLSGLLLVDVKAAGAAASSNAYKMVDTGAAEFPARSPYYYATAGEEDEMRRPAGRSVVVVGSGPIRIGQGIEFDYSCVHAAWALNEAGVASIVLNNNPETVSTDFDISDVLIFEPPCVDEVEAAVRATGAEGVLLGFGGQTPINLARELTARGIRVLGSDQTALDLAEDRQKFDDVLHRLGVARPEGRAALSFRKAREIARELGFPVLVRPSYVLGGRGMEIVFNEAQLAAYAESAPPIEPHAPLLVDKYISGIEVEVDAVYDGESIVIPGIFEHVERAGIHSGDSMAVYPTQTIGFEMEARIARVTEALCAELGIRGLINIQFIVRDGDLYVIEANPRASRTVPIIAKLTGVPLVAAAARVALGEKLADMGLPLGLAARPAFVAVKVPVFSFAKLRRVETMLGPEMKSTGEVLGIDDSYAGALLRGLIGAGIAPPPPGGRILLSVSDAEKSEALPIARAFVEMDYHVYATPGTWRLLTDAGIAAERVNKIQEGSPHVVDLIMDNGVDLVINDAASTSSSQSDGYRIRRAAVEVGVACLTSLDTVRALLLALAARTDVAPSVRPLQEYVHPLLAL
- a CDS encoding penicillin-binding protein 2 — encoded protein: MRRRLLNIAAAFVVLFALLAAQEARVQLVDRAAIDERSGNPRYAQGNAARGELLDATGVPLAYSKGGKRIYPAGPALAQIVGYSSPVYGESGLEAAFDTVISPVSSGADAAGIDGLLRHQDKQTVRAGSVVLTLRRDIAAVVDAAMPAGVRGAAVVLDPRTGAVLAVVNRPTFDPNDVEKSFSGLRTRPDSPLLDRALDGLYPPGSTFKIFTASAALDRGAIDVSDTFSDPGYFQIGQYSVHNDQNEVTGTQDVTGAFALSSNVDFAQIGVKLGTDDFYAYLQRFGVGGDIGLPVPVSRDDVPPVTSISPSELAQMAFGQGGLTVTPMRMALIASAIANRGTMMRPMLLKEIRIPGRPPLRIPASVWGRPVSSDTADEVRSMMEAVVRYGTGTAAALPSVTVAGKTGTGTHNGAPPDAWFVCFAPAEAPRLAVAVLVEDAGYGGAVSAPIARAILQGSLPLYPR
- the pyrR gene encoding bifunctional pyr operon transcriptional regulator/uracil phosphoribosyltransferase PyrR produces the protein MKTTTASALREKLVVFSSAAVQRTIERLAHQILEPNGASENLMLIGIRRGGENLSRRISAEIKKRTGVAVPVGFLNINLYRDDDARRDLPDSDIAADVTGLELVLVDDVLFTGRTVRAALDALTDRGRPSAVRLCVMVDRGIRDLPIQADYVGRFVPTSRAERIVVDLRPEPSDSDRVIICERA
- a CDS encoding MATE family efflux transporter, which gives rise to MQTRQPQSGPPRGIFDESKPLWQVMALFLVPLTISNLLQSASGTVISIYIGRMIGVDGLAATSSFFPVLFFLISFLIGLTTGSTVLIGQAFGARDEHRLKQVAGTTVTVCLLLGIGVAVFGSLFAHQAMLALGTPANILDAAEGYAKLIFLGMPFAFVFIGYVTFMRGTADATTPLYFLILTTILSLVITPAFIRGWFGLPQLGVGSAGLAFDIANTVGLIALIIYLRAIKHPLALDSETIHNLRIRWPIFVQLVRIGFPTGIQVVMISLSEVAVITFVNHFGSTATAAYGAVNQIVSYVQFPAVSISIAASIFGAQAIGAKREDLLRRVVHAGVALNYAVGAVLIGLCYIFATDLVSLFITNPATVAVAHQLLMITLWSYLIFGNSAVLSGIMRASGTVLWPTINGIAAIWLVEVPVAYMLSRHIGLAGIWYGYPAAFIVALSLQTLYYTFVWKRQRHEMLLAATAANP
- a CDS encoding aspartate carbamoyltransferase catalytic subunit, whose translation is MTKARHLLDLDDATRADIEKLVARALEHKRGVEGAARLLQGRMILGMFFEASTRTALSFAAAGMRLGAHWLDFNASSSSLAKGESVEDTMRTVRAIGVDAIVVRHAESGFPHEMARHFDGSVINAGDGRHAHPTQGILDAVTLIEEFETLDGRHLVVAGDVAHSRVARSSARAAWLLGAKVTLCGPPLLLPAMAPGWGFASLATDLDSVLPSADAVMLLRIQKERSDGTELPPFADLAACFGLDERRMATLAPHAIVMHPGPVNRGIEIASRLVTHERSRIERQVSNGVFARMAVLESCLAGTS